The following are from one region of the Saccharomyces kudriavzevii IFO 1802 strain IFO1802 genome assembly, chromosome: 12 genome:
- the HMX1 gene encoding Hmx1p (similar to Saccharomyces cerevisiae HMX1 (YLR205C); ancestral locus Anc_7.344) → MEDSTNTIIPSPTDVGALANRINFHTRDAHNKINTFMGIRMAIAMRHGFIYRQGILAYYYVFDAIEQEIDRLLHDPVTEKELQTSTILKQFWLEDFRRSTQIYKDLKLLYSNLFKSTESLNEFLAKFEKPPLLQQFVNDIHENIRKEPCTILSYCHVLYLALFAGGKLIRSNLYRRLGLFPNFERLSQKELVKKGTNFFTFSDLGPTEETRLKLEYKKNYELATRTELTEAQKLQIISVAGGIFDWNFHIVAEIGELNRRELMGKFSFKCVTYVYEEWMSDKDSAFRKAFNTAMLLMLSIIAVWVIYLLVKKNFLSIV, encoded by the coding sequence atggaagataGCACCAATACAATCATACCCTCGCCCACGGACGTGGGAGCGCTTGCCAACAGGATCAACTTCCACACCAGGGATGCCCACAACAAGATCAACACGTTCATGGGCATAAGGATGGCTATTGCCATGAGGCACGGCTTTATATACAGACAGGGAATCCTGGCATATTACTACGTGTTCGATGCGATCGAGCAGGAGATAGACCGCCTGCTGCACGATCCTGTGACGGAGAAGGAGCTGCAGACGTCAACTATCTTGAAGCAGTTCTGGCTCGAGGATTTTAGAAGATCCACGCAGATCTATAAGGACTTGAAGCTACTATACTCAAACTTGTTCAAAAGTACAGAGTCGCTGAACGAGTTTCTGGCCAAGTTCGAGAAGCCACCGCTATTGCAACAGTTTGTCAACGACATCCACGAGAACATACGTAAGGAGCCTTGCACCATCCTTTCCTACTGTCACGTCCTCTACCTGGCGCTTTTCGCCGGCGGCAAGCTAATACGATCGAATTTGTATAGAAGATTGGGGCTCTTCCCCAACTTCGAGAGGCTATCGCAAAAGGAGTTGGTCAAGAAGGGTACTAACTTCTTCACCTTCAGCGATCTTGGCCCCACTGAAGAGACGCGGTTGAAGTTGGAGTACAAGAAGAACTACGAGTTGGCCACCAGAACAGAACTGACGGAGGCGCAAAAGTTGCAGATCATTAGTGTCGCGGGAGGCATTTTCGACTGGAACTTCCACATCGTCGCAGAAATTGGAGAGTTGAACCGTCGCGAGTTGATGGGCAAGTTTAGCTTCAAATGTGTCACGTATGTGTACGAAGAATGGATGTCTGATAAAGACTCCGCCTTCAGGAAGGCCTTCAACACTGCCATGCTGCTGATGCTCTCCATTATCGCGGTCTGGGTTATTTACCTACTGgtaaagaagaattttcttAGCATAGTATAA
- the PNP1 gene encoding purine-nucleoside phosphorylase (similar to Saccharomyces cerevisiae PNP1 (YLR209C); ancestral locus Anc_7.337), producing the protein MTDILDLNQQREAITKAATYLSGILEPNFKNTANFKPPRTLIICGSGLGGISSKLSVDNPPPVTIPYQDIPGFKKSTVPGHSGTLMFGSMNGSPVVLMNGRLHGYEGNTLFETTFPIRVLNHMGHVHNIIVTNAAGGLNAKYQACDLMCIYDHLNIPGLAGQHPLRGPNLDEVGPRFLALSDAYDLELRKLLFKKWKELKIHRPLHEGTYTFVSGPTFETRAESKMIRMLGGDAVGMSTVPEVIVARHCGWRVLALSLITNNCVVDNPASALEESPVPLEKGKATHAEVLENGKIASNDVQNLIAAVVEEL; encoded by the coding sequence ATGACGGATATTTTAGATCTAAATCAACAACGTGAGGCAATTACCAAGGCTGCCACATATCTTTCTGGTATTTTAGAACCAAATTTTAAGAACACTGCAAATTTTAAGCCCCCAAGAACTTTAATCATATGTGGTTCAGGGCTGGGTGGGATATCCAGCAAATTATCCGTAGATAATCCTCCCCCAGTGACAATTCCGTACCAAGATATACCAGGATTTAAGAAAAGTACCGTTCCGGGCCATTCTGGTACGCTGATGTTCGGATCTATGAATGGCTCGCCAGTAGTATTAATGAATGGACGTCTCCATGGATATGAAGGGAATACATTGTTTGAGACTACATTCCCGATTAGAGTGCTTAATCACATGGGCCACGTTCATAATATAATTGTCACTAATGCTGCCGGTGGTTTAAATGCGAAATATCAAGCTTGTGATTTAATGTGCATTTATGATCATTTGAATATTCCTGGTCTTGCTGGTCAGCATCCATTGAGAGGTCCAAACTTGGATGAAGTGGGACCTCGTTTCTTGGCCTTGAGTGATGCATATGACCTGGAATTGAGAAAGCTTTTGTTTAAGAAGTGGAAAGAGTTAAAGATTCACAGGCCACTGCACGAAGGTACTTATACTTTTGTATCGGGTCCCACTTTTGAAACAAGGGCGGAATCGAAAATGATAAGGATGCTTGGAGGCGATGCTGTCGGGATGAGTACTGTTCCCGAGGTCATCGTGGCAAGACATTGCGGATGGAGGGTCCTGGCCTTGAGTTTAATTACCAATAATTGTGTCGTTGATAACCCTGCCAGTGCACTGGAGGAATCGCCTGTACCCTTAGAGAAGGGCAAAGCGACTCACGCTGAAGTACTGGAGAATGGTAAAATCGCTTCTAATGACGTGCAAAATTTGATTGCAGCCGTAGTCGAGGAATTATAA
- the QRI5 gene encoding mitochondrial 37S ribosomal protein mS38 (similar to Saccharomyces cerevisiae QRI5 (YLR204W); ancestral locus Anc_7.345): protein MLGRALRPGWLGITRTVARNPTCGACFNRTMQTTTNTGMSVMQEGMLSAMTIMMTTTRIGSKVNEPLSGPNIVMQLDSVMRKRKKKMKKHKLRKRRKREKAERRKLSQGR from the coding sequence ATGCTGGGAAGGGCATTGCGACCTGGGTGGCTGGGTATAACCAGAACGGTAGCGAGGAACCCAACTTGCGGGGCCTGCTTCAACAGAACAATGCAGACAACAACGAACACAGGCATGTCTGTCATGCAAGAGGGCATGTTGAGCGCAATGacgataatgatgacgacgacgaGGATTGGCAGCAAGGTCAACGAGCCGTTGAGCGGGCCAAATATAGTAATGCAACTCGATTCTGTGATgagaaagaggaaaaagaagatgaagaagcaCAAACTGCggaagagaaggaaaagggAGAAGGCAGAGAGGAGAAAGTTGTCTCAGGGCAGATAA
- the YKE2 gene encoding tubulin-binding prefolding complex subunit YKE2 (similar to Saccharomyces cerevisiae YKE2 (YLR200W); ancestral locus Anc_7.352), translated as MSELGAEYQHLQSELEEFIVARQKLETQLQENKIVNEEFDQIGDDTPVYKLTGNVLLPVEQSEARGNVDKRLEFIETEIKRCERNIREKQDELEKVRNELIKLNNATAVVGAER; from the coding sequence GAATATCAACATTTACAAAGTGAATTGGAAGAGTTTATCGTGGCAAGACAAAAATTAGAGACCCAGTTACAAGAAAACAAGATTGTAAATGAGGAATTCGACCAAATAGGGGATGACACACCTGTGTATAAGCTAACTGGCAATGTTCTTTTACCGGTAGAACAAAGTGAAGCACGTGGCAACGTGGACAAAAGATTAGAATTCATTGAAACAGAGATTAAAAGATGCGAAAGGAACATAAGGGAGAAACAAGATGAACTGGAAAAGGTGAGGAACGAATTAATTAAACTAAATAATGCTACGGCAGTTGTCGGTGCAGAAAGGTGA
- the MSS51 gene encoding Mss51p (similar to Saccharomyces cerevisiae MSS51 (YLR203C); ancestral locus Anc_7.346), with protein sequence MTALYAPSGAAQMYSHLLRRSPYNRLVVYHQTRRHLMGFVRNALGLDPPPSPDDPTPENRFHPWDQSPSVDLRERAAKIRTLAHCPVTGKDINYTCPLSGIPTHHSREAWEMDKTYHDSKKYEILKKVNIYEHDLRSGRPFPEFDFPQQQGYDKAVNLTNWDLFFYTRSFYSMDTEFQLAAVTKMLSYPITIGSVLHKFSPYSLNPKGPITLEGLKSLAALRYTLYPLENRSVLATTKNRAMRIFILGARAEAQLPGHVWKQLQFLFPEQNFEIHFVGPECLYKRDKQEYVKSATPVVQRVDETLRFIHHTDFFDVFHEAQDFFPYDPYMDVFFTFHPGYASPESHGSWMGETMRALLETKCAIFTTGFNKKDLMDDINAVKSKYGKEMDILMDPVRNVFGSTKWELNDMNPQEVYQFNMYIAGFRGKRYHTIKRQ encoded by the coding sequence ATGACCGCGCTATACGCTCCCTCGGGTGCTGCTCAGATGTATTCCCATCTGCTAAGGAGGTCGCCATACAACAGATTAGTGGTTTACCACCAGACACGTCGTCACCTCATGGGCTTTGTTAGAAATGCGCTTGGGTTGGATCCTCCTCCTTCCCCAGACGACCCGACTCCGGAGAACCGATTCCATCCATGGGACCAGTCGCCCTCAGTGGACTTGCGTGAAAGGGCCGCTAAGATAAGAACGCTAGCACACTGCCCTGTCACGGGCAAAGACATCAACTATACATGTCCTCTTTCAGGGATTCCAACACATCACTCACGAGAGGCGTGGGAGATGGATAAGACATATCATGACTCCAAGAAATAcgaaatcttgaaaaaagttaACATTTACGAACACGACTTGAGAAGCGGTAGACCATTTCCCGAGTTCGATTTCCCCCAACAGCAGGGCTATGACAAGGCCGTCAACCTTACCAACTGGgatttgttcttttataCAAGGTCCTTCTATTCCATGGATACGGAGTTCCAGTTGGCTGCGGTCACCAAGATGCTAAGTTACCCCATTACCATTGGGTCCGTGTTACACAAATTTTCCccatattctttgaatccCAAAGGGCCCATCACTTTAGAAGGTTTGAAGTCTTTGGCGGCCCTTAGATATACTTTATACCCACTGGAAAATAGATCTGTGCTGGCCACTACCAAGAACCGTGCCATGAGAATCTTCATCTTGGGTGCCCGCGCTGAAGCTCAATTGCCGGGCCACGTTTGGAAGCAACTGcagtttcttttccctgaacagaattttgaaatacatTTCGTTGGACCCGAGTGTCTATACAAGAGAGATAAGCAAGAGTATGTCAAATCTGCTACACCAGTAGTGCAAAGGGTAGACGAGACGTTGAGGTTTATTCACCATACAGATTTTTTCGATGTGTTCCACGAGGCTCAAGATTTCTTCCCATATGATCCATACAtggatgttttttttactttccATCCAGGCTACGCATCCCCAGAATCTCACGGTTCATGGATGGGTGAAACAATGAGGGCACTGCTAGAAACCAAGTGCGCTATCTTTACGACGGGTTTCAATAAGAAAGACCTAATGGACGATATAAACGCGGTCAAATCCAAATACGGCAAGGAAATGGATATCCTAATGGACCCAGTCAGAAACGTATTTGGAAGTACCAAGTGGGAACTAAACGACATGAACCCTCAAGAAGTCTATCAATTCAACATGTATATTGCCGGGTTCAGAGGTAAAAGGTACCATACAATCAAGAGACAGTGA
- the COQ9 gene encoding ubiquinone biosynthesis protein COQ9 (similar to Saccharomyces cerevisiae COQ9 (YLR201C); ancestral locus Anc_7.351) produces the protein MFCRNVARNGCKFHRLYHSNPIEHVKPLHIKPLTYGKQSPQYKVLSLALLEYVPKHGFSERSIVESLNKLGYPSSMVSSIGASNSPSFFHSSTAVMELVKFQLVDKRYRLTEGINPDVTSRYKLPSLEHLLLKRLEMDKLIGGQLADLMSQLAVPSRLLFETAIPELHRLSDDMIYFSNEEDHHDSAWYAKRLAVSSTYIGSKLFMAQDKSHDFKETFAFAKEKLHKVMRLGEYYNNTEEFAWYTLMSTVNLVKSQLARG, from the coding sequence ATGTTCTGCCGCAATGTTGCCAGAAATGGCTGCAAATTCCATCGTTTATATCACTCAAACCCCATCGAACACGTCAAACCACTCCATATTAAGCCCTTAACGTATGGGAAGCAGTCACCCCAATATAAAGTATTATCCTTAGCTCTACTAGAATATGTTCCCAAACATGGCTTTTCTGAAAGATCTATAGTTGAGTCCTTGAATAAACTTGGCTATCCCTCTTCCATGGTCTCTTCAATAGGTGCCTCCAACTCACCCTCGTTTTTCCACTCTTCCACAGCTGTCATGGAACTAGTGAAGTTTCAGTTGGTCGATAAAAGATACCGTTTAACTGAAGGAATCAATCCCGATGTAACATCACGGTACAAGCTGCCCTCGTTGGAGCAtttgcttttgaaaaggttAGAGATGGATAAGTTAATTGGCGGACAATTGGCGGATCTTATGTCACAATTGGCTGTTCCAAGCAGACTCCTCTTTGAAACTGCGATTCCTGAATTACACAGATTGTCAGATGAtatgatttatttttctaaCGAAGAGGACCATCACGATTCTGCATGGTATGCGAAGAGGTTGGCTGTTTCAAGCACCTATATTGGTTCGAAATTATTCATGGCTCAAGACAAGTCTCatgatttcaaagaaactTTTGCTTTTGCAAAGGAGAAATTACATAAAGTTATGCGTTTGGGCGAGTACTATAATAACACGGAAGAGTTTGCTTGGTACACGTTAATGTCCACGGTTAATTTAGTCAAATCTCAGTTGGCTAGGGGTTAA
- the SEC13 gene encoding GTPase-activating protein SEC13 (similar to Saccharomyces cerevisiae SEC13 (YLR208W); ancestral locus Anc_7.338): MVVIANAHNELIHDAVLDYYGKRLATCSSDKTIKIFEVEGETHKLIDTLTGHEGPVWRVDWAHPKFGTILASCSYDGKVLIWKEENGRWSQIAVHAVHSASVNSVQWAPHEYGPLLLVASSDGKVSVVEFKENGTTSPIIIDAHAVGVNSASWAPATVEEDGEHGGAKESRKFVTGGADNLVKIWKHNSDAQTYVLECTLEGHSDWVRDVAWSPTVLLRSYLASVSQDRTCIIWTQDKEQGPWKKTLLKEEKFPDVLWRASWSLSGNVLALSGGDNKVTLWKENLEGKWEPAGEVHQ; this comes from the coding sequence ATGGTCGTCATAGCTAATGCACACAACGAACTAATTCATGACGCTGTTCTAGACTACTATGGGAAGCGTCTTGCTACCTGCTCCTCTGACAAGACaatcaagatttttgaagtCGAAGGTGAAACACACAAGTTAATAGACACATTGACCGGTCACGAAGGTCCCGTTTGGCGCGTTGATTGGGCGCATCCTAAATTCGGTACCATTTTGGCATCGTGCTCTTACGATGGTAAAGTATTGATCTGGAAGGAAGAAAACGGTAGATGGTCCCAAATTGCCGTTCATGCTGTACACTCCGCCTCTGTTAACTCCGTTCAGTGGGCACCTCATGAATATGGCCCCCTACTATTAGTTGCTTCTTCTGATGGTAAAGTGTCCGTAGTGGAATTCAAGGAAAACGGTACCACATCCCCAATAATCATCGACGCTCACGCCGTTGGTGTCAACTCAGCTTCTTGGGCCCCAGCTACCGTCGAAGAAGATGGCGAACATGGTGGTGCCAAGGAATCTCGTAAGTTCGTCACTGGAGGTGCCGACAATTTGGTTAAGATTTGGAAGCACAATTCAGATGCACAAACCTATGTCTTGGAGTGTACTTTGGAAGGTCACAGTGACTGGGTGAGAGATGTAGCATGGTCTCCAACCGTTCTCCTACGTTCTTATTTGGCTAGTGTTTCACAAGACCGTACTTGCATCATTTGGACTCAAGATAAAGAACAAGGCCCATGGAAGAAGACTctattgaaagaagaaaagttcCCAGATGTCTTATGGAGGGCCAGTTGGTCTTTATCCGGCAATGTACTAGCTCTTTCTGGTGGCGACAATAAAGTTACCTTATGGAAGGAAAATCTTGAGGGTAAATGGGAACCCGCTGGCGAAGTCCATCAGTGA
- the ENT2 gene encoding epsin (similar to Saccharomyces cerevisiae ENT1 (YDL161W) and ENT2 (YLR206W); ancestral locus Anc_7.342) produces the protein MPKQFVRSAKNMVKGYSSTQVLVRDATANDSRTPSIDTLDDLAQRSYDSVDFFEIMDMLDKRLNDKGKYWRHVAKSLTVLDYLVRFGSENCVLWCRENFYVIKTLREFRHENESGFDEGQIIRVKAKELVSLLNDDERLREERSMNTRNRGANKAPRPGPRRQRTGSNPRDSSPSYQDELEKVLEESRITAQEDEQRRRELAQYDDEDPDFQAALQLSKEEEELKQLQELQRLQKQQQPLSQMPVPVQQQQQQQQQQLPAYYDIFGNPISQDEYLEYQYQQDQEQAMAQQKWLDQQQEQQQLAEQQYFQQQQQAAASAAALQQQQTAANMQQQPANFQQPQPTGSNNPFSMDNLERQKQEQQHAQLQRQQEEARQQQEALKLQQQQRLQQEEAQLQQKRQQQQQQQQAQLQQQQQQQQQQQQQQQAQLQQQQLLQQQQLLLQQQQQQQQPLEQTRTGNQSISDKYNDLNVLLATGTGLDTFGNTGEARIPAQHTKTGTFINSQGTGYKQVTSEPKNNPFLSNQYTGLPSTNIVPTQTGYGFGNQPQNPAVNSPPQNSTNINYSQPQQQPQYTQNYQQQPQYAEIPQQQQQTQQPQYTQNYQQGSSQPQQPQQQGYTPDQGISLIDL, from the coding sequence ATGCCTAAACAGTTTGTTCGTTCTGCAAAGAACATGGTGAAGGGCTACTCGTCCACCCAAGTGCTCGTGAGAGATGCTACGGCGAATGACTCGAGGACACCGTCGATAGACACTCTTGACGATTTGGCGCAGAGGTCCTACGATTCGGTGGACTTCTTCGAGATTATGGACATGCTGGACAAGAGGTTGAACGATAAGGGCAAGTATTGGAGACATGTGGCCAAGTCGCTCACCGTTTTAGATTATCTTGTGCGATTCGGCAGTGAGAACTGTGTGCTTTGGTGCAGGGAGAATTTTTATGTAATTAAGACGTTGAGGGAGTTCAGACACGAAAATGAGTCCGGATTCGATGAAGGACAAATAATTCGGGTAAAAGCTAAGGAACTGGTCTCTTTGCtgaatgatgatgagaGATTGCGCGAGGAAAGGTCTATGAATACTAGAAACAGAGGGGCCAATAAGGCACCGAGGCCAGGTCCGAGAAGACAAAGGACAGGAAGTAACCCTCGTGACTCTTCTCCTTCCTACCAGGATGAATTGGAGAAAGTTCTGGAGGAGAGTAGGATTACCGCTCAAGAGGACGAACAGCGTAGAAGGGAGTTGGCCCAAtacgatgatgaagatcCTGATTTCCAAGCTGCTTTACAGTTGagcaaagaagaagaagagttgAAACAACTCCAGGAACTGCAAAGATTACAAAAGCAGCAGCAGCCTCTCTCCCAAATGCCGGTTCCTgtacaacaacaacaacaacaacaacaacaacaattaCCAGCGTACtatgatatttttggtAACCCGATATCTCAAGATGAATACCTGGAGTATCAGTACCAGCAAGACCAAGAGCAGGCGATGGCGCAGCAAAAATGGTTGGACCAGCAGCAAGAACAGCAGCAGCTGGCTGAACAGCAGTATTtccaacagcaacaacaagcTGCTGCGAGTGCTGCCGCCttacaacagcaacaaacTGCCGCTAATATGCAGCAACAACCTGCAAATTTCCAGCAACCTCAACCCACGGGCTCCAATAACCCATTTTCCATGGACAATCTGGAAAGACAAAAGCAGGAACAACAACACGCGCAATTACAGAGACAACAGGAAGAAGCTAGGCAACAACAGGAAGCGCTGAAGCTacaacagcagcagagACTACAGCAAGAAGAAGCCCAATTGCAACAGAAAaggcaacaacaacagcaacaacagcaggCACAGttgcaacaacagcaacaacagcaacagcaacaacaacaacaacaacaggCCCAAttgcaacaacaacaactactacaacaacaacaactaCTActgcaacaacaacaacaacaacagcaacctTTGGAACAAACCAGAACAGGCAATCAATCTATATCTGATAAATACAACGACTTGAATGTGTTGCTAGCAACTGGTACAGGTTTAGATACTTTTGGTAACACTGGAGAAGCACGTATTCCTGCTCAACACACTAAAACGGGCACTTTCATAAATTCTCAAGGTACAGGGTACAAACAGGTTACTAGCGAACCCAAAAATAACCCGTTCTTAAGCAATCAATACACCGGTTTGCCAAGCACAAATATCGTGCCCACACAGACAGGTTACGGGTTCGGTAATCAGCCACAAAATCCTGCCGTCAACTCCCCTCCACAAAACTCCACCAATATAAACTACTCTCAACCACAGCAGCAACCACAGTATACCCAGAACTACCAACAGCAACCTCAATATGCTGAAATTCCccagcaacagcagcaaacACAACAACCACAATACACTCAAAATTACCAGCAAGGCTCCTCCCAGCCACAACAACCACAACAACAGGGATATACACCGGACCAAGGAATAAGCTTAATTGACCTTTGA
- the HRD3 gene encoding ubiquitin ligase complex subunit HRD3 (similar to Saccharomyces cerevisiae HRD3 (YLR207W); ancestral locus Anc_7.339), translated as MITLLSYVCVICHAILLIRADSMADPWPEVQNLLSSIPKSRDPMKEAAMEPNADEFVGFYVPMDYSPRNEERNYQHIWQSEITDFQHHIYDLLLQSSEQFNNSAATYALSQIHLWNQYDFPHNMTLAYEFLEKFNDLTHFTNHSAIFDLAVMYSTGGSGSINGRTAIPQDSARALLYYQRAAELGNLRAKQVLAYKYYSGFNVPRNFNKALVLYRDIAEQLRGSYSRDEWDIVFPTWESYNVRISDFENGLLGKGLNSVPSSTVRKRTTRPDLGSPFIAQLNGAQVTFEPMGRFTFNGNDGHFNDEEDDEDANERRIIRIYYAALNDYKGTYSQSRNCERAKNLLELTYKEFQPQMDSLDPLQGFYYVRCLQLLGHMYFTGEGSSKPNITMAEELLHQSLQRSRRFVGQMGKAYIDLGLISQYIAGNVSEAISYYMKAVETPVNNGIVEFQLSKLATLFPEKEIGDPFNLMETAYLKGFIPAIYEFAVMTESGVNSKNSVENTAYLFKTFVDENEAIMAPELRTAFAELINDRSEVALWAYSRLAEQGYEAAQISAAYLMYQLPYEFEDPPRTTDPRKTLAISYYTRAFKQGNTDAGVVAGDIYFQMENYSKAMALYQGAALKYSKQAVWNLGYMHEHGLGVNKDFHLAKRYYDQVLEHDHRFYLASKLSVLKLHLKSWLAWLTRGKVNYWAPTTSSNVNEDTLPPKTSWYKQLTNILQRMRHKEDATEDSQKHRTVIQNGAAHRDQEEQEISEILGFQVEDLITMGCILGIFLLSILMSTLAARRGWNVRFNGAQLNENGNQQQQQQQQAQGPPGWDFNVQIFAI; from the coding sequence ATGATAACGCTATTATCATATGTATGCGTGATATGTCACGCAATATTGCTAATAAGGGCTGATTCCATGGCGGATCCTTGGCCTGAGGTGCAAAATCTTTTATCTAGTATACCTAAGTCCAGAGACCCCATGAAAGAAGCCGCTATGGAACCCAATGCGGACGAATTTGTTGGTTTTTATGTACCGATGGATTATTCCCCACGTAATGAGGAAAGAAACTATCAACATATTTGGCAAAGCGAAATCACCgattttcaacatcatATTTACGATTTACTTTTGCAATCTAGTGAACAATTCAACAACTCAGCAGCGACATATGCTCTTAGCCAAATTCATCTCTGGAACCAATATGATTTTCCGCATAATATGACTTTGGCATACgaattcttggaaaaattcaatgatttgACTCATTTCACCAATCATTCGGCCATTTTTGACCTAGCGGTAATGTATTCCACTGGAGGTAGCGGTAGTATTAATGGGAGAACTGCAATTCCTCAAGATTCTGCGAGAGCATTGTTGTATTACCAAAGGGCTGCCGAGTTAGGGAACCTAAGAGCTAAACAAGTGCTGGCTTATAAATATTACTCAGGGTTCAACGTTCCCCGGAACTTCAACAAAGCTTTAGTTTTATACAGAGATATTGCTGAACAGCTTAGAGGGTCGTACTCGAGAGATGAATGGGACATCGTTTTTCCTACCTGGGAAAGTTATAACGTGAGAATATCGGATTTTGAAAACGGATTATTAGGAAAGGGTTTGAATTCTGTTCCATCTTCCACAGtgagaaaaagaaccaCAAGGCCAGATCTTGGCTCACCCTTTATTGCACAACTTAATGGTGCACAGGTGACCTTCGAACCGATGGGTAGGTTCACTTTCAATGGAAACGACGGTCACTTTAATGACgaggaagatgacgaagacgCCAATGAAAGAAGGATCATTAGGATATATTACGCAGCCTTAAACGATTATAAGGGGACCTATTCGCAAAGTAGAAATTGCGAGCGCGCTAAAAACTTATTGGAGCTAACATATAAGGAATTTCAACCTCAAATGGACAGTTTAGATCCTTTGCAGGGTTTCTACTACGTTCGTTGCTTACAGTTGTTGGGGCACATGTATTTCACTGGTGAAGGTTCTTCGAAACCTAATATCACTATGGCTGAGGAGCTTTTGCACCAGTCATTGCAAAGAAGCAGAAGATTCGTGGGGCAAATGGGCAAGGCATACATAGATCTAGGTTTAATCAGTCAATACATCGCTGGCAATGTTTCTGAAGCAATTTCGTATTATATGAAGGCTGTCGAAACGCCTGTTAACAATGGAATTGTGGAATTCCAATTATCCAAATTGGCCACTTTATTccctgaaaaagaaattgggGACCCATTCAATTTAATGGAAACTGCATACTTGAAGGGGTTTATCCCAGCCATATATGAATTTGCAGTAATGACGGAATCTGGGGTGAACAGCAAAAATAGTGTGGAAAATACCGCTTATTTATTTAAGACAtttgttgatgaaaacgaaGCCATCATGGCACCGGAACTGAGAACAGCATTTGCTGAATTAATCAACGACCGTTCAGAGGTGGCTTTATGGGCGTATTCTCGACTGGCAGAGCAAGGATACGAAGCTGCTCAAATTTCTGCTGCCTACTTGATGTATCAATTGCCATACGAATTTGAGGATCCTCCAAGAACCACGGATCCAAGGAAGACCTTGGCAATTTCTTACTATACAAGAGCTTTCAAGCAGGGAAATACAGATGCTGGTGTTGTTGCGGGCGATATTTATTTCCAAATGGAGAATTACAGTAAAGCTATGGCTCTTTATCAAGGCGCCGCTTTGAAATATTCCAAACAGGCCGTCTGGAATTTGGGCTATATGCATGAGCATGGGCTAGGTGTAAATAAGGATTTCCATCTTGCTAAGCGTTACTATGACCAGGTGTTGGAACACGACCATAGATTTTATTTAGCTTCCAAACTGAGTGTCCTCAAGTTGCACCTAAAGTCGTGGTTGGCTTGGCTCACCAGAGGAAAAGTGAATTATTGGGCACCTACAACGTCTTCCAATGTCAACGAAGATACTCTGCCCCCAAAGACGTCGTGGTACAAGCAGTTGACGAACATCTTACAAAGAATGAGGCACAAAGAGGATGCCACAGAGGATTCACAGAAACACAGAACAGTTATACAGAATGGTGCTGCCCACAGAGATCAGGAGGAACAGGAGATTTCTGAGATTTTAGGCTTCCAAGTGGAAGACCTTATCACCATGGGATGTATCTTGGGAATATTCCTACTAAGCATACTAATGAGTACATTGGCAGCCCGGAGGGGCTGGAATGTCCGTTTCAATGGCGCCCAGCTAAATGAAAATGGGAaccaacagcaacagcaacagcagcaagCACAGGGTCCTCCAGGTTGGGACTTCAACGTGCAAATATTCGCCATATGA